The Catenuloplanes niger genome includes a window with the following:
- a CDS encoding FHA domain-containing protein, with translation MRFEISKVLDAIERRLCVDPAMARAVLDLSEIVRYQDLDQGRPASMLRLGMVVDALGRQLAEEDVPVYVVLPRALLSDADLTSNERMVARRWADDGLVEVVPQMNDRVLEIADILGLPVLSRDRFEGFRGSYPWIGDPGRLVAPIVGHGGAALVARVGGGQAAPGAPSQAGVRLMSRIWRCPESPCASFGGADGGDSFFADLRQPEQEARPGAQPPPTLRNGTPTCPRHGARLSDAGPRPAAEALAIRVGGVVRQRFVVVENEPLEVGRAPDGGIMLGQWLSDEARKWISRAHVRFDLRGGELSVTDVSTNGTGIRPGGSMDEDDRLIIKRKTRVLEPNDLVELYPGVHVGRARNWSSGGVSDPVSVLTDAPTMSLRVVPRS, from the coding sequence GTGAGATTCGAGATCAGCAAGGTGCTCGACGCCATCGAGCGGCGATTGTGCGTCGACCCGGCGATGGCGCGTGCCGTCCTCGACCTGTCGGAGATCGTCCGATATCAGGACCTGGACCAGGGCCGGCCGGCCAGCATGCTGCGCCTCGGCATGGTCGTCGACGCGCTCGGCCGCCAGCTCGCCGAGGAGGACGTGCCCGTCTACGTGGTGCTGCCCCGCGCGCTGCTCTCCGACGCCGACCTCACCTCGAACGAGCGGATGGTCGCGCGCCGCTGGGCCGACGACGGGCTCGTCGAGGTCGTGCCGCAGATGAACGACCGGGTGCTGGAGATCGCGGACATCCTCGGCCTGCCCGTGCTCAGCCGCGACCGATTCGAGGGCTTCCGCGGTTCGTACCCGTGGATCGGCGACCCCGGCCGGCTCGTCGCCCCGATCGTCGGCCACGGCGGCGCCGCGCTCGTCGCCCGCGTCGGTGGCGGCCAGGCCGCGCCCGGCGCCCCGTCCCAGGCCGGCGTGCGCCTGATGAGCCGCATCTGGCGCTGCCCGGAGAGCCCGTGCGCCAGCTTCGGCGGCGCCGACGGCGGCGACAGCTTCTTCGCCGACCTCCGCCAGCCCGAGCAGGAGGCCCGCCCCGGCGCCCAGCCGCCGCCCACGCTGCGCAACGGCACCCCCACCTGCCCCCGGCACGGCGCCCGGCTCTCCGACGCCGGCCCGCGCCCCGCGGCCGAGGCACTCGCGATCCGCGTCGGCGGCGTGGTCCGCCAGCGCTTCGTCGTCGTCGAGAACGAGCCGCTCGAGGTCGGCCGCGCCCCGGACGGCGGCATCATGCTCGGCCAGTGGCTCTCCGACGAGGCCCGCAAGTGGATCAGCCGCGCCCACGTCCGCTTCGACCTGCGCGGCGGTGAACTCTCCGTCACCGACGTCAGCACGAACGGCACCGGCATCCGCCCCGGCGGCAGCATGGACGAGGACGACCGCCTGATCATCAAGCGCAAGACCCGCGTCCTGGAGCCGAACGACCTGGTCGAGCTCTACCCCGGCGTGCACGTCGGCCGGGCCCGCAACTGGAGCTCCGGCGGCGTCTCCGACCCGGTCTCCGTCCTCACCGACGCGCCGACGATGAGCCTGCGGGTCGTACCCCGGTCGTAA
- a CDS encoding 4a-hydroxytetrahydrobiopterin dehydratase — MAQLLDDAAVGKALAQLTGWIGDQEVIVRTVEFPSFPAGIVAVVDVAKIAEELDHHPDMDIRWRTVTFRLTTHSDGGVTDHDVLLATHIDEIVARVLEQG; from the coding sequence ATGGCGCAGTTGCTGGACGACGCAGCGGTAGGCAAGGCACTCGCGCAGCTCACGGGCTGGATCGGCGATCAGGAGGTGATCGTGCGGACCGTCGAGTTCCCGAGCTTCCCGGCCGGGATCGTGGCCGTGGTCGATGTCGCCAAGATCGCTGAAGAGCTCGACCACCATCCCGACATGGACATCCGGTGGCGCACGGTCACGTTCCGCCTGACCACCCACTCGGACGGCGGGGTCACCGACCACGACGTGCTGCTGGCGACCCACATCGACGAGATCGTGGCCCGCGTGCTGGAGCAGGGGTAG
- the rocD gene encoding ornithine--oxo-acid transaminase: MIIDDLTLTPKALADAERWTAHNYHPLPVVIAEAEGAWVTDVDGRRYLDCLAGYSALNFGHRHPALIAAAHAQLDRLTLTSRAFVHDRFAAFCRGLAELCGQDLVLPMNTGAEAVETAIKVSRAWGYRVKGVGTGRANIIVADGNFHGRTTTIVSFSTDADARNDFGPYTPGFTVVPYGDLAAMASAITEDTVAVLIEPIQGEAGVLVPPPGYLTGVRALCTERNVLFVADEIQSGLGRTGTTFACDHEGVRPDLVLLGKALGGGIVPVSAVAGRRDVLGVLRPGEHGSTFGGNPLACAVAAEVVNLLATGEFQRRSAALGTRLHAGLTDLIGKGVIAVRGRGLWAGVDIDPALMTGRRACELLLERGVLVKDTHGSTIRLAPPLTVTEDDIDVALGRLAAVLSSP, encoded by the coding sequence ATGATCATCGATGACCTCACGCTGACGCCGAAGGCGCTGGCGGACGCGGAGCGGTGGACCGCGCACAACTACCACCCGCTGCCGGTGGTCATCGCGGAGGCCGAGGGCGCCTGGGTGACCGACGTCGACGGCCGTCGCTACCTGGACTGCCTGGCCGGATACTCCGCGCTCAACTTCGGGCACCGGCACCCGGCGCTGATCGCGGCCGCGCACGCGCAACTGGACCGGCTCACGCTGACCAGCCGCGCGTTCGTGCACGACCGGTTCGCGGCGTTCTGCCGAGGGCTGGCCGAGCTGTGCGGGCAGGATCTCGTGCTGCCGATGAACACCGGCGCGGAGGCGGTGGAGACCGCGATCAAGGTGTCCCGGGCCTGGGGTTACCGGGTCAAGGGCGTGGGCACCGGCCGCGCGAACATCATCGTGGCGGACGGGAACTTCCACGGCCGGACCACCACGATCGTCAGCTTCTCCACCGACGCGGACGCGCGGAACGACTTCGGTCCGTACACGCCGGGCTTCACCGTGGTTCCCTACGGCGACCTGGCCGCGATGGCGTCCGCGATCACCGAGGACACGGTGGCGGTGCTGATCGAGCCGATCCAGGGCGAGGCCGGTGTGCTGGTGCCGCCGCCCGGATACCTCACCGGCGTGCGCGCGCTCTGCACCGAGCGGAACGTGCTGTTCGTCGCGGACGAGATCCAGTCCGGCCTGGGCCGCACCGGCACCACGTTCGCCTGCGACCACGAGGGCGTCCGCCCCGATCTGGTCCTGCTCGGCAAGGCGCTCGGCGGCGGCATCGTGCCGGTCTCCGCGGTCGCCGGCCGCCGTGACGTGCTCGGCGTGCTCCGCCCCGGCGAGCACGGCTCCACGTTCGGCGGCAACCCGCTGGCCTGCGCGGTCGCCGCCGAGGTGGTGAACCTGCTGGCCACCGGCGAGTTCCAGCGCCGGTCCGCCGCGCTCGGCACCCGCCTGCACGCCGGGCTCACCGACCTGATCGGCAAGGGCGTCATCGCGGTACGCGGGCGCGGGCTCTGGGCCGGCGTGGACATCGACCCCGCGCTGATGACCGGCCGCCGCGCCTGCGAACTGCTGCTGGAGCGGGGTGTCCTGGTCAAGGACACGCACGGCTCCACGATCCGGCTCGCTCCTCCGCTCACCGTGACGGAGGACGACATCGACGTCGCACTCGGCCGGCTGGCGGCGGTCCTCAGCTCCCCCTGA
- the ddaH gene encoding dimethylargininase — protein sequence MFSHRRFLMCRPTYFAVEYAINPWMDPAAPYDTELAVRQWTALRAVYADLGHTVEEIDPLPGLPDMVFAANGATVVDGTVLAVQFRDPERADEGPAYANWFRRAGFDVVEAKAVNEGEGDILLAGDILLAGTGFRTAHESHLQAQEVLRRPVVSLQLVDPNYYHLDTALCVLDERTIAYLPEAFTPGSREVLRRLFPDAILAGADDAAVLGLNAVSDGHHVVLPVQAGNFAQQLADRGFRPIGVDLSELRKAGGGPKCCTLEIRAGD from the coding sequence ATGTTCTCGCATCGGCGCTTCCTCATGTGCCGCCCGACCTACTTCGCCGTCGAGTACGCCATCAACCCGTGGATGGACCCGGCCGCGCCGTACGACACCGAGCTGGCCGTCCGGCAGTGGACCGCGCTGCGAGCCGTCTACGCGGATCTGGGGCACACGGTCGAGGAGATAGACCCGCTGCCCGGCCTGCCCGACATGGTGTTCGCGGCGAACGGCGCCACCGTGGTCGACGGCACCGTGCTCGCCGTGCAGTTCCGCGACCCGGAGCGGGCCGACGAGGGGCCGGCGTACGCGAACTGGTTCCGCCGGGCCGGCTTCGACGTGGTCGAGGCGAAGGCGGTCAACGAGGGCGAGGGCGACATCCTGCTGGCCGGCGACATCCTGCTGGCCGGCACCGGCTTCCGGACCGCGCACGAGTCGCACCTGCAGGCGCAGGAGGTGCTGCGCCGCCCGGTGGTGTCGCTGCAGCTGGTCGACCCGAACTACTACCACCTGGACACCGCGCTCTGCGTGCTGGACGAGCGCACGATCGCGTACCTGCCGGAGGCGTTCACGCCCGGCAGCCGCGAGGTGCTGCGCCGCCTGTTCCCGGACGCGATCCTGGCCGGCGCGGACGACGCCGCCGTGCTCGGGCTGAACGCGGTCAGCGACGGGCACCACGTGGTCCTGCCGGTGCAGGCCGGGAACTTCGCCCAGCAGCTCGCGGACCGCGGCTTCCGGCCGATCGGGGTGGACCTGTCCGAGCTGCGCAAGGCCGGCGGCGGCCCGAAGTGCTGCACCCTCGAGATCCGCGCGGGAGACTGA
- a CDS encoding putative bifunctional diguanylate cyclase/phosphodiesterase: MLATLIERAARGDTVELNLTGDRVIGRWAHIIRRRFPAAETLSEQARDDIASLASTLRLVPADTPCPVLDELFRGRPGLTSVAVEGPDGRLGLIMRERFLLVMSGAFGYGRPLSSRQTVAEITDWHPLVLLAGTSVLTAAQRLRTRPREARYDDVIVSDGDTRLSSVSAALLLDTLTERLSAKVIRDELTGLANRAHFLEQLEAACIDASDPDQPGPRVVVAFIDLDHMKKINDSFGHHVGDVVLTSLAARLAAVAKEDELVARLGGDEFAVLTRLPEEAGEHEAKEIGDRYRAAAAETDPAVPPAARTKASVGVATSGAQADAETVLSAADMAMYRAKQAGGDDVVTVLGVDAGLPGDVEQVDRSVRQAIAGDELRLVYQPIVRIQDRSVVSVEALVRWEHPRLGRLSPDRFLPGAERTGQMPALDRWVLRTACADLVALTERLGDAAPPSVNVNVSTRTLTTPFDETVLDVLAETGLPPDRLRLELPETADLTLLGGAHARLERLREAGVHLTLDDMGAGSTTLRHLSTLTVHGMKIDQVFVAGMLENPRDHTVVKLLTDLGHGLQLRVTAEGVETAAQLEALAALGVEHAQGWHLGRPAPLEDLAAALAAG, from the coding sequence ATGCTGGCCACCCTGATCGAGCGGGCCGCACGAGGGGACACCGTGGAGCTGAATCTCACGGGTGACCGGGTGATCGGCCGCTGGGCCCACATCATCCGCCGGCGGTTCCCGGCCGCGGAGACGCTGTCCGAGCAGGCACGTGACGACATCGCGTCGCTCGCGTCCACGCTCCGGCTGGTGCCCGCCGACACCCCCTGCCCGGTGCTGGACGAGCTGTTCCGCGGCCGGCCCGGCCTGACCTCGGTCGCGGTCGAGGGGCCGGACGGACGGCTCGGGCTGATCATGCGGGAGCGGTTCCTGCTGGTCATGTCCGGTGCGTTCGGCTACGGCCGGCCGCTGTCCAGCCGGCAGACCGTGGCCGAGATCACCGACTGGCACCCGCTGGTGCTGCTGGCCGGCACCAGCGTCCTCACCGCGGCGCAGCGGCTGCGCACCCGGCCGCGCGAGGCCCGCTACGACGACGTGATCGTCTCCGACGGCGACACCCGGCTCAGCTCCGTCTCGGCCGCGCTGCTGCTGGACACGCTGACCGAGCGGCTGTCCGCCAAGGTCATCCGGGACGAGCTGACCGGGCTGGCGAACCGCGCGCACTTCCTGGAGCAGCTCGAGGCGGCCTGCATCGACGCGTCCGACCCGGACCAGCCGGGCCCGCGCGTGGTGGTCGCGTTCATCGACCTGGACCACATGAAGAAGATCAACGATTCGTTCGGCCACCACGTCGGCGACGTCGTGCTGACCTCGCTGGCCGCCCGGCTGGCCGCGGTCGCGAAGGAGGACGAGCTGGTCGCCCGGCTCGGCGGCGACGAGTTCGCGGTGCTGACCCGGCTGCCGGAGGAGGCCGGCGAGCACGAGGCCAAGGAGATCGGCGACCGGTACCGGGCGGCCGCGGCGGAGACGGACCCGGCGGTCCCGCCGGCCGCGCGGACCAAGGCGAGCGTGGGCGTGGCGACGTCCGGCGCGCAGGCCGACGCGGAGACCGTGCTCAGCGCCGCGGACATGGCGATGTACCGGGCGAAACAGGCCGGCGGCGACGACGTGGTGACCGTGCTCGGCGTGGACGCCGGCCTGCCGGGTGACGTGGAACAGGTCGACCGGTCGGTGCGGCAGGCGATCGCCGGCGACGAGTTGCGCCTGGTCTACCAGCCGATCGTGCGGATCCAGGACCGGTCCGTGGTGAGCGTGGAGGCGCTGGTCCGCTGGGAGCACCCGCGGCTCGGACGGCTCTCCCCCGACCGGTTCCTGCCCGGCGCGGAGCGCACCGGGCAGATGCCGGCGCTGGACCGCTGGGTGCTGCGGACCGCCTGCGCCGACCTGGTCGCGCTGACCGAACGGCTCGGTGACGCGGCGCCGCCGTCGGTGAACGTGAACGTCTCCACCCGGACGCTGACCACGCCGTTCGACGAGACCGTGCTGGACGTGCTGGCCGAGACCGGGCTGCCACCGGACCGGCTGCGGCTGGAGCTGCCGGAGACCGCGGACCTGACGCTGCTCGGCGGCGCGCACGCCCGGCTGGAGCGGCTGCGGGAGGCCGGCGTGCACCTCACGCTGGACGACATGGGCGCCGGCTCGACCACGCTGCGCCACCTGTCCACGCTGACCGTGCACGGCATGAAGATCGACCAGGTGTTCGTGGCCGGCATGCTGGAGAACCCGCGCGACCACACCGTGGTCAAGCTGCTCACCGACCTCGGCCACGGCCTCCAGCTGCGGGTCACCGCGGAGGGCGTGGAGACGGCCGCCCAGCTGGAGGCGCTGGCCGCGCTCGGCGTCGAGCACGCCCAGGGCTGGCACCTCGGCCGCCCGGCACCGCTGGAGGACCTGGCCGCCGCGCTGGCCGCCGGCTGA
- a CDS encoding SEC-C metal-binding domain-containing protein, which yields MVTDSRPSREHALELEADAELYPADRSEILLDAAAAWRAAGETERAAEIYRELAEVRDQHGLYAIIELVEHHLAHGEPDRADDLLRRLRRDPLLDDGHCMIAGELLEIRGDLAGAERWLGRGAAMLTEEQLDEMEASRAPDATVAGMLLNSRRRVRRALGRDPDMLDDLAPAEIPRDPDERMRHIDAALGVHGAAGQVPPKDPPRNAPCPCGSGRKFKRCCGAPAQPLG from the coding sequence ATGGTGACCGACAGCCGGCCCTCGCGGGAACACGCGCTCGAGCTTGAGGCCGACGCCGAGCTGTACCCCGCGGACCGCAGCGAGATCCTGCTGGACGCGGCCGCGGCCTGGCGCGCGGCCGGGGAGACCGAGCGCGCGGCCGAGATCTACCGCGAGCTGGCCGAGGTGCGCGACCAGCACGGGCTGTACGCCATCATCGAGCTCGTCGAGCACCATTTGGCGCACGGCGAGCCGGACCGGGCCGACGACCTGCTGCGCCGGTTGCGCCGCGATCCGCTCCTCGACGACGGCCACTGCATGATCGCCGGGGAGCTGCTCGAGATCCGCGGTGACCTGGCCGGCGCCGAGCGCTGGCTCGGGCGCGGCGCCGCGATGCTCACCGAGGAGCAGCTCGACGAGATGGAGGCCAGCCGCGCCCCCGACGCGACCGTGGCCGGCATGCTGCTGAACTCGCGCCGCCGCGTCCGGCGGGCGCTCGGCCGCGACCCCGACATGCTCGACGACCTCGCGCCCGCCGAGATCCCGCGCGACCCGGACGAGCGGATGCGGCACATCGACGCGGCGCTCGGCGTCCACGGCGCCGCAGGCCAGGTCCCGCCGAAGGACCCGCCGCGCAACGCGCCCTGCCCGTGCGGCTCCGGCCGCAAGTTCAAGCGGTGCTGCGGCGCGCCCGCCCAGCCGCTTGGCTGA
- a CDS encoding FAD-dependent oxidoreductase: MKRLIVVGGDAAGMSAASQARKRVPADRLEIVAFERGNHGSYSACGIPYWIGGTVKTRDELIVRTPAEFRENQDIDLRVRHEVVSIDPHARTVSVKSDSGDFDLEFDHLVLATGAVPVSPPWADVDFGGVFGVQTLDDGDGLASWLTPEVRRAVVIGGGYIGVEMAEALINRGLDVTLLERGEQPMSTVDPDMGALVRDAMAGLGIDVRTGVTVTGLAGAAGRVTGVVTTAGEVPADVVVLGLGVRPNTLLARSAGLPVGEHGGLLTDLRMRVPGHEGVWAAGDCVETRHLITGRNVHLPLGTHANKQGRVAGINIGGGYATFPGAIGTAVTKVCDLEVARTGLREREATAAGFDFVTATVETTNRAGYFPGSAPMHVKLLAERRTGRLLGAQIVGRSEAAKRIDALAVALWSGMTVEEMTALDLGYAPPFAPVWDPVLIAARKAAEEVHGADQ, translated from the coding sequence ATGAAACGGCTGATCGTCGTCGGTGGCGACGCGGCGGGCATGTCCGCCGCCTCCCAGGCCCGCAAGCGCGTCCCGGCCGACCGGCTGGAGATCGTCGCGTTCGAGCGGGGGAACCACGGGTCGTACTCGGCCTGCGGCATCCCCTACTGGATCGGCGGCACGGTGAAGACGCGCGACGAGCTGATCGTCCGCACGCCGGCCGAGTTCCGCGAGAACCAGGACATCGACCTGCGGGTACGGCACGAGGTCGTCTCGATCGACCCGCACGCCCGTACCGTGTCGGTGAAGTCCGACTCGGGCGATTTCGATCTCGAGTTCGACCACCTGGTGCTGGCCACCGGCGCGGTGCCGGTCAGCCCGCCGTGGGCCGACGTGGACTTCGGTGGGGTCTTCGGCGTGCAGACGCTGGACGACGGCGACGGCCTGGCCTCGTGGCTCACGCCGGAGGTGCGGCGAGCGGTGGTGATCGGCGGCGGCTACATCGGCGTCGAGATGGCCGAGGCGCTGATCAACCGGGGCCTCGACGTCACGCTGCTGGAACGCGGCGAGCAGCCGATGTCCACCGTGGACCCGGACATGGGCGCGCTGGTCCGGGACGCGATGGCCGGGCTCGGCATCGACGTGCGCACCGGCGTCACGGTGACCGGCCTGGCCGGCGCGGCCGGCCGCGTCACCGGCGTCGTCACCACGGCCGGCGAGGTCCCCGCGGACGTGGTGGTGCTCGGTCTCGGCGTCCGCCCGAACACGTTGCTGGCCCGCTCCGCCGGTCTCCCGGTCGGCGAGCACGGCGGGCTGCTGACCGACCTGCGCATGCGGGTGCCCGGCCACGAGGGCGTCTGGGCCGCCGGTGACTGCGTCGAGACCCGGCACCTGATCACCGGACGGAACGTGCACCTGCCGCTCGGCACGCACGCGAACAAGCAGGGCCGGGTGGCCGGCATCAACATCGGCGGCGGCTACGCCACGTTCCCCGGCGCGATCGGCACCGCGGTCACCAAGGTGTGCGACCTGGAGGTGGCCCGCACCGGGCTGCGCGAGCGCGAGGCCACCGCGGCCGGGTTCGACTTCGTCACCGCGACCGTCGAGACGACGAACCGGGCCGGCTACTTCCCGGGCAGCGCGCCGATGCACGTCAAGCTGCTGGCCGAGCGCCGGACCGGCCGGCTGCTCGGCGCGCAGATCGTCGGCCGGTCCGAGGCCGCGAAGCGGATCGACGCGCTCGCGGTGGCGCTCTGGTCCGGCATGACGGTGGAGGAGATGACCGCGCTCGACCTCGGTTACGCGCCGCCGTTCGCCCCGGTCTGGGATCCGGTGCTGATCGCCGCGCGCAAGGCCGCGGAAGAGGTCCACGGCGCGGATCAATGA
- a CDS encoding carboxylate-amine ligase: MPTTTDRTAGLARGALTLGVEEEFLLLDARRPAPAPVVDDVLERVSPALRASVRHAYLRTQIGVAGPPAGDLDALWRSMSLLREGVADAAEAAGARLTAIGACPLTGPDAPVADLPRCHRTAERFGPLAPGHGLNGTLVRVGVDDPELAVQVLNHVRPWLPVLHAVTANSPFYQGIDTGYASWRSIMWERWPSVGPTPLLESYAHYRHLLDDLIASGVVLDESMLHWHARLAPDGSAVELRIGDVCPSLADTALVAALVRALVGTAITDVEAGLPAPAINQQLLSAAHWRAAHDGLEGLAVDLVNQRPRPAWHLLRRLFDLVRPQLERHGDLEIATVLMSRLRSHGSGAARQRASFARHGSLDGVLAALTEATRG, encoded by the coding sequence ATGCCGACCACCACGGACCGGACCGCCGGCCTCGCGCGAGGCGCCCTCACGCTCGGCGTCGAGGAGGAGTTCCTGCTGCTCGACGCGCGGCGGCCGGCACCGGCACCGGTCGTCGACGACGTCCTGGAGCGCGTCTCCCCGGCGTTGCGCGCCTCCGTGCGGCACGCCTACCTCCGCACCCAGATCGGTGTGGCCGGGCCGCCGGCCGGTGACCTGGACGCGCTGTGGCGGTCGATGAGCCTGCTCCGCGAGGGGGTCGCGGACGCGGCCGAGGCGGCCGGCGCCCGGCTGACCGCGATCGGCGCCTGCCCGCTGACCGGCCCGGACGCGCCGGTCGCGGACCTGCCGCGGTGTCACCGGACGGCGGAGCGATTCGGCCCGCTCGCGCCCGGCCACGGGCTCAACGGCACGCTCGTACGGGTCGGCGTGGACGACCCGGAGCTGGCCGTGCAGGTGCTCAACCACGTCCGGCCGTGGCTGCCGGTGCTGCACGCGGTCACCGCGAACTCGCCGTTCTACCAGGGCATCGACACCGGGTACGCGAGCTGGCGATCGATCATGTGGGAGCGCTGGCCGTCGGTCGGCCCGACGCCGCTGCTGGAGTCGTACGCGCACTACCGGCACCTGCTCGACGACCTGATCGCGTCCGGCGTCGTGCTGGACGAGAGCATGCTGCACTGGCACGCCCGGCTCGCCCCGGACGGAAGCGCGGTCGAGCTCCGGATCGGGGACGTCTGCCCGTCGCTGGCGGACACCGCGCTGGTCGCCGCGCTGGTCCGGGCGCTGGTCGGCACCGCGATCACGGACGTCGAGGCCGGCCTGCCGGCCCCCGCGATCAACCAGCAGCTGCTGTCCGCCGCGCACTGGCGGGCCGCGCACGACGGGCTGGAGGGCCTCGCGGTCGACCTGGTCAACCAGCGCCCGCGACCGGCCTGGCACCTGCTGCGCCGGCTGTTCGACCTGGTCCGCCCGCAGCTGGAACGGCACGGCGACCTGGAGATCGCCACCGTCCTGATGAGCCGGCTGCGCTCGCACGGCTCCGGCGCGGCGCGGCAACGGGCCTCGTTCGCGCGGCACGGTTCACTCGACGGCGTGCTGGCCGCGTTGACCGAGGCCACTCGCGGGTAA
- a CDS encoding Fpg/Nei family DNA glycosylase: protein MPEGHSIHRLAIAHRRLLAGQTVEVSSPQGRFAADAALVTGRVLEDTSAYGKHLFHHYAGDRIVHVHLGLYGKFATGPLPVPDPVGLIRMRVAGERGWLELRGPTACEVLDPHGVALIHARLGPDPLRDDADPGPAYARISRSNAALLQLIMDQSVLAGPGLIYATEVLFRAGLLPTTPGRALSATAFAEIWEDLRALMKDGVAQGRIDTVHVRHTPEAMRRAPRVDRHGGEVYVYRRAGQPCLVCGTTVLKGSLANRNTYWCPACQR, encoded by the coding sequence ATGCCCGAGGGACACAGCATCCACCGCCTCGCGATCGCGCACCGCCGGCTGCTCGCCGGCCAGACCGTGGAGGTGAGCAGCCCGCAGGGCCGGTTCGCGGCGGACGCGGCGCTGGTCACCGGCCGCGTGCTGGAGGACACCTCCGCGTACGGCAAGCACCTGTTCCACCACTACGCCGGCGACCGGATCGTGCACGTCCACCTGGGGCTCTACGGCAAGTTCGCGACCGGGCCGCTGCCGGTGCCGGACCCGGTCGGGCTGATCCGCATGCGGGTGGCCGGCGAGCGCGGCTGGCTGGAGCTGCGCGGGCCGACCGCGTGCGAGGTGCTGGACCCGCACGGGGTGGCGCTGATCCACGCGCGGCTCGGCCCGGACCCGCTGCGCGACGACGCGGACCCGGGCCCGGCGTACGCGCGGATCTCCCGCAGCAACGCCGCGCTGCTCCAGCTGATCATGGACCAGTCGGTGCTGGCCGGGCCGGGGCTGATCTACGCGACCGAGGTGCTGTTCCGGGCCGGGCTGCTGCCGACCACGCCGGGCCGGGCGCTGTCCGCGACCGCGTTCGCGGAGATCTGGGAGGACCTGCGCGCGCTGATGAAGGACGGCGTGGCACAGGGCCGGATCGACACCGTGCACGTGCGGCACACGCCGGAGGCGATGCGCCGCGCACCCCGGGTGGACCGGCACGGCGGCGAGGTCTACGTCTACCGCCGCGCCGGGCAGCCGTGCCTGGTGTGCGGGACGACCGTGCTGAAGGGCTCGCTGGCGAACCGGAACACCTACTGGTGCCCGGCCTGCCAGCGGTGA
- a CDS encoding ArsR/SmtB family transcription factor — protein sequence MSVPLYQAKAEMFRTLGHPVRIRVLELLQDGPKPVRSLLAEIDVEASNLSQQLAVLRRAGIVLTYRDGPLVMYALSTPDVADLLAAGRRILRAVLADRDGLLVELGSAGTEA from the coding sequence GTGTCGGTGCCGCTCTATCAGGCGAAGGCCGAGATGTTCCGCACGCTGGGCCACCCGGTCCGGATCCGGGTGCTGGAACTGCTGCAGGACGGTCCCAAGCCGGTTCGCTCGCTCCTCGCCGAGATCGACGTGGAGGCGTCCAACCTCTCCCAGCAGCTCGCCGTCCTGCGCCGCGCCGGCATCGTCCTCACCTACCGCGACGGCCCGCTGGTGATGTACGCGCTGAGCACCCCGGACGTGGCCGACCTGCTCGCGGCCGGCCGCCGGATCCTCCGCGCGGTGCTCGCCGACCGCGACGGCCTGCTGGTCGAGCTGGGCTCCGCGGGCACCGAGGCCTAG
- a CDS encoding roadblock/LC7 domain-containing protein yields the protein MTLFGQPGWLLDELIEKVPHTRQAVLLSADGLLIGASRGLSREDGEHLAAMASGFASLARSASRHFNAGAVRQTLLEMEDAFLFISTAGRSSCLAVLAGSEADIGLISYEMALLVTRVGDNFSVAHRAGVDGR from the coding sequence ATGACGTTGTTCGGCCAACCGGGATGGCTCCTGGACGAGCTCATCGAGAAGGTGCCTCACACCCGTCAGGCGGTGCTGCTCTCCGCGGACGGGTTGTTGATCGGTGCCTCGCGTGGGCTGTCCCGGGAGGACGGCGAGCACCTGGCCGCCATGGCCTCCGGCTTCGCCAGCCTGGCGCGCAGTGCCAGCCGGCACTTCAACGCCGGGGCGGTCCGGCAGACGCTGCTGGAGATGGAGGACGCGTTCCTCTTCATCAGCACGGCCGGCCGGAGCTCCTGCCTCGCCGTGCTGGCCGGCTCCGAGGCGGACATCGGCCTGATCTCCTACGAGATGGCGCTGCTGGTCACGCGGGTCGGCGACAACTTCTCCGTCGCGCACCGGGCGGGCGTCGATGGCCGCTGA
- a CDS encoding GTP-binding protein produces the protein MAAEERRAPVALKVLVAGGFGAGKTTMVGAVSEIRVLQTEEMLTDVSVGTDDLSGVEGKTSTTVAMDFGRITIDQDLVLYLFGTPGQDRFWFLWDELAQGALGAVVLADTRRLADCFPSIDYFETRNLPFLVGVNCFDGEQKFSPAAVRTALDLDDEVPVVLCDARDRASGKELLIELVEYVIKRNSARRD, from the coding sequence ATGGCCGCTGAGGAACGGCGCGCCCCGGTCGCGCTCAAGGTGCTGGTGGCCGGCGGGTTCGGCGCGGGCAAGACGACGATGGTCGGCGCGGTCAGCGAGATCCGGGTGCTGCAGACCGAGGAGATGCTGACCGACGTCAGCGTCGGCACCGACGACCTCTCCGGCGTCGAGGGAAAGACGTCCACCACGGTGGCGATGGACTTCGGCCGGATCACCATCGATCAGGACCTGGTGCTCTACCTGTTCGGCACGCCCGGCCAGGACCGGTTCTGGTTCCTCTGGGACGAGCTGGCCCAGGGTGCGCTCGGCGCGGTGGTGCTGGCGGACACCCGGCGGCTGGCCGACTGCTTCCCGTCGATCGACTACTTCGAGACGCGGAACCTGCCGTTCCTGGTCGGCGTGAACTGCTTCGACGGCGAGCAGAAGTTCAGCCCGGCCGCCGTGCGGACCGCACTGGACCTGGACGACGAGGTGCCGGTCGTGCTCTGCGACGCCCGCGACCGCGCGTCCGGCAAGGAACTCCTGATCGAACTGGTGGAGTACGTGATCAAGCGGAACAGCGCTCGACGCGACTAG